The Triticum aestivum cultivar Chinese Spring chromosome 7B, IWGSC CS RefSeq v2.1, whole genome shotgun sequence genome window below encodes:
- the LOC123163150 gene encoding uncharacterized protein, with protein sequence MGPAPRSPWLSPWPPSAPNSSGRYSAASPTWRRSPAPPASATAGAAWPPTPPSSAASAPSAGPRTDRGRETFPLYCSDICFIKAPSRNNPELASAAADGDFYFMHHPEVDDDEEWRLRGCNGGFLLFSLGRYSTDLAVYDPLDRTAVFFKPPHDFRPFRYAIVADEADASFQVITIQPDPWGNEASVVFSSRTRSWVKNGSLRYRFAWPYTDGIAAGRFAYWRSDGYYCGAKEEILVVVVVHNRAGPCRRILLRGAHGGARRAVLRVQQGAMRAALGP encoded by the coding sequence ATGGGTCCAGCGCCAAGAAGCCCATGGCTCAGCCCATGGCCGCCCTCGGCGCCGAACTCCTCGGGAAGAtactccgccgcctccccgacatGGCGTCGCTCGCCAGCGCCGCCCGCGTCTGCAACCGCTGGGGCCGCGTGGCCTCCAACCCCGCCGTCTTCCGCCGCTTCGGCTCCCTCCGCAGGCCCCCGCACCGATCGCGGCCGCGAGACGTTCCCCCTCTACTGCTCTGATATCTGCTTCATCAAGGCCCCCTCGCGCAACAACCCCGAGCTGGCCTCCGCCGCGGCGGACGGCGACTTCTACTTCATGCACCACCCCGAGGTCGACGACGATGAGGAGTGGCGCCTCCGTGGCTGCAACGGCGgcttcctcctcttctctctcgGCCGCTACAGCACGGACCTCGCGGTGTACGACCCTCTCGACCGGACCGCCGTCTTCTTCAAGCCGCCCCACGACTTCCGCCCGTTCCGCTACGCCATCGTCGCCGACGAGGCCGACGCCTCGTTCCAGGTCATCACCATACAGCCCGATCCCTGGGGCAACGAGGCCTCAGTCGTCTTCTCCTCCCGCACCCGCAGCTGGGTCAAGAATGGCTCGCTGCGCTACAGATTTGCCTGGCCCTACACCGACGGCATTGCCGCCGGGCGGTTCGCTTACTGGCGGTCCGATGGTTATTATTGCGGAGCGAAAGAGGAGATATTGGTGGTTGTGGTCGTACATAACCGTGCCGGTCCCTGTCGGCGAATCCTACTGCGTGGCGCACATGGCGGAGCACGGCGGGCTGTGCTTCGTGTCCAGCAAGGAGCAATGCGTGCTGCTCTGGGTCCGTGA
- the LOC123160589 gene encoding putative E3 ubiquitin-protein ligase SINA-like 6 — protein sequence MQAASATWEERSRGSPSAMEKGGDQSARKARLELVVANGPVKRQMVVHEAGEIVPAEQGPTMQISVKMDVAVLHCPFCFLPFKPPVFQCNGGHLACGDCRGEQPGSQWQCERCERGGAFDIRSTAMEAVVSSARVECPHDGCGRYITYHELDDHQSACPHAACKCPVPGCDFAGPPPALLRHLNTLHSVPVHSVQYRKVLQLQVPVSEPRRLLLAEEDARAFLVVGGALGLGTPLTVSVVCIRAGASQLPLYAAKVWVNGPQAAANGRADTVSADIEVTSSKEPGAVDIEDLTFLTVPSKLLAGAGPSRTVSLHIRIDKITS from the exons ATGCAGGCTGCTAGTGCTACTTGGGAGGAAAGGAGCAGGGGCTCGCCGTCGGCCATGGAGAAGGGCGGCGACCAGAGCGCCAGGAAGGCGAGGCTGGAGCTGGTGGTGGCCAACGGCCCTGTGAAGCGACAGATGGTCGTGCACGAGGCGGGCGAGATCGTGCCGGCGGAACAGGGCCCGACGATGCAGATCTCCGTCAAGATGGACGTcgccgtgctccactgccccttctGCTTCCTCCCCTTCAAGCCACCCGTCTTCCAG TGCAACGGCGGCCACCTGGCCTGCGGCGACTGCCGCGGCGAGCAGCCTGGGAGCCAGTGGCAGTGCGAGAGGTGCGAGCGGGGCGGCGCCTTTGACATCCGCAGCACGGCGATGGAGGCCGTTGTCTCCTCGGCCAGGGTCGAGTGCCCGCACGACGGCTGCGGGAGGTACATCACCTACCACGAGCTTGACGACCACCAGAGCGCGTGCCCGCACGCGGCCTGCAAGTGCCCGGTTCCCGGCTGCGACTTCGCCGGCCCGCCGCCCGCGCTCCTCCGCCACCTCAACACTCTCCACTCCGTGCCCGTACATAGCGTCCAGTAccgcaaggtgctccagctgcaggTGCCGGTGTCTGAGCCGCGGCGCCTGCTGCTCGCAGAGGAGGACGCCCGCGCTTTCCTCGTGGTCGGCGGCGCGCTTGGCCTGGGCACGCCCCTCACCGTGTCGGTGGTGTGCATCAGGGCGGGGGCGTCCCAATTGCCGCTCTACGCGGCCAAGGTATGGGTGAACGGACCACAGGCAGCGGCCAATGGCAGGGCCGACACCGTCAGTGCGGACATCGAGGTGACGAGCAGCAAGGAGCCTGGCGCCGTCGACATCGAGGATCTGACGTTCTTGACGGTGCCGTCCAAGCTACTGGCTGGGGCTGGGCCCTCCAGGACGGTGTCTCTCCACATTCGCATAGACAAGATCACCTCCTAA